AATCAATTGAGATTTTTCCTGATTTACATTGTCTATATTATTAGAAATATCACTAACATCAGGCGAAATCTTGATCGACTGCAAGTGCATATTATAAACCCTGATAATATCTTTTCCGCGTTTTATATCAGCATAAATTACGTTGTTATCTGAATTTGGAAAAATGATATTTCCTTCATATAAAATTGGAAACTTGGAGAAAATTGCCTGACCGGTTTTGATTTTATTTCCTTCAATAAAAATATAACGATGTGGATATACTTTTAAATCAATATGAGCCGAGTTTGAATATTCCTGAATACACAGAATATCCGGATCTTTTTCGTCAATAAAAGCTTTAATGTTTGACGGAATATCATCACGATCTAACCATTTAAAAACATTAAAAAGTCGGACATTATAACTCATCACAGAGAAATCTCTTTCATCCGGAACATATTCTTTGGTTGAGAATTTATAAAACTTACTGATAAAGGTGATTCCGGTTAACAAGACTAAACCAGACAAAATAAGTCGCTTTTTAAACTGAATTGCCCAGTAAACAAAGAAAAATCCATTGAGGACAAAAAAAGCTGGCATAAACAAAGTCAGCACCGATAAAAGCGGAAAACTTTTAGGTGCTAAAAATGGTAAAATATAGATGCTAAATGTCAGTACAGTCAGAACTATATTCAAAAAGAACATTATTTTATTAAACCACGAAAGGTTTTTCATATTTGTTTGCTAAAAGGATTATTTTCCAGCTTTAAATAAAAACTCTTTTTCTTCTTTTGTCAGACAATCATAACCGGACTGGCTAATCTTGTCTAAAATTTCGTCGATTTGTTGCTGCGTTTTGTCTTTCGTAACAATTCGGGACGTCACTTTTTCAGTAGGTTTTTTGTAATTTTTATGAACTTTTGTGAATGGGGTCGATGGGGATTTTCTAAATAGATTTGTAAAAAAATCAAGCGTTTTGGAAATAATAATGCTCAAATCTGTTCCGTTTTGAAGCAACTTAATATAAATAAATCCAAAAATTGCTCCGGCTAAATGCGAGATATGTCCGCCGGTATTATCCAAACGAAACTGCATTAGATCTAAAACCAAAATTACAGCCGTAATATGCCAAAGCTTAACGTTTCCAAAAAACATTAAACGCACATTCATCAAAGGCTGATAAGTTGTGGTTGCAACCAAAATTGCCATAATAGCAGCAGAAGCACCAACGATAGAACCTGCAATATTTAGAAAGTAAAAACTTAAAGCAAAAGCAACTCCCGAAAAAATAGCACCTAAAATGTACAATCCTAAATATTGCTTTTGAGTAAAGAATGTCATAAATAAATTACTGGCAAAATTTAAAACCAACATATTAAATAACAAATGGAAAAATCCATCATGAAAGAATGCATACGTTAAAAATGTCCAGGGTCTAAACAAGAAAGATTGAGGATCTGACGACAATGCCAACCAGCTTGGGAAAGCAAATTGACCAATAGAATATTGGTAGAAAAACACTAATGAAACCAGAAAACAAGCAATGTTCCAATAAATGACACGCATTGCAATTCCTCCTAATTTATATTGTAGTTTTAAATCGTCAAGAATATTCATAAAAGCTTTTCTTTAGTTTCTATTTTTTATATTAAAGTTAAAAATTAATTCCAACGATTTTGATTAAACTGATTTTTTTTCCAATACCACATCATAAAATACCCAACAATTGCACCTCCGATATGTGCGAAATGGGCAATCCCAGTACCTCCACCCCCAAATATAGAATCTCCTTTTAAACCTAAAAATAAATCTACTGCAATAATACCCGGAACAAAATATTTCGCTTTGATAGGAACTGGTATAAACATTAGAGCTAATTCTGCATTCGGAAACATAAAGGCAAAAGCTACAAGAAGTCCATAAATAGCTCCCGAAGCACCTACCATTGGAACCTGAGTAATTACAGAAGCATTAAACAATCCTTTAAATCCAGCATCATCAAGATTTGTCTTTCCAGCCTTCTCTAATATTGGTTTGATTTGCTCCAAAAACAAATCAGATCTAAAACTAGAACCATCACTAAAATTTACATTTAATATTTGATGTAAAGTTGCATCCGATAAGCCTAAACCTCTTACTGGTTCTAAAGCTGACTGAAATTGCAAATAATTCACTCCGATTTGTAATAAGGCTGCACCTAAACCACAGGAAATATAAAAGAAAATAAATTTTTTACCTCCCCAAAAGTGCTCTAAAGCTGATCCAAAAGAAACCATAGCGATCATATTAAAAGCAATATGCATAATACCTCCATGCATAAACATATGCGTTAAGGGTTGCCATAATCTAAAAAAATCACTTTCCGGAAAAAAAAGTGCAAAAAACTGCTCTGAAACTGGTACCAATTGAGAACCAATAAAAAATATGATATTAATTATCAATAATTGTTTTACTACAGGAGTCATATTCATCATAAGGCAAACTTTTTATCTATATCTTCAACACGCATGGTGATGAAGGTAGGTTTTTGAAAAGGTGAAATATTTGGATCTTTACAGGCAAACAATCCGTTTACCAAATTATCTTGCTCTTTTTCGGTTAAATAAGATCCGGTTTTAACCGCTAAACTCTTCGCCATAGATTTTGCAATCGTATCATTCTGACTGTAACTATTAGCCGGAATTCCGTCTTGCAAATCACTTAATAATTGTTCTATTACTAACGAAACTTCGCTTTCTGTAATATTTACAGGAATTCCCGAAATGACAATATGATCTGTTTGAGCTTCATCAAAAACAAAACCTGTTGTTTCAAGCGAAGGTTTCAACTCTTCGATTAATTCCATTTCGCCTGACGAATAAAATAAATTCAGCGGAAACAATAATTGCTGACTTGATGCTTGATTAACGGTCATATTCAACAAAAATTGCTCGTATAAAATACGTTGATGCGCACGTTGCTGATCAACAATAACCATTCCTGATTTTATTGGCGAAACTATATATTTTTTATGAATCTGATACGTTCCCTGAGTCGCTTGTTCTATCTCATCATCATTGAATAATGACGAAGTTACTTCTTCATTTTCGAATGTAAAAGGCGAACTTTCGATACTTTCTGTTTCCAAACCTACGTACAAACTTTCCCAGCTTGCGGTTGGCTCTACTCGTTTAGAATATCCTCCTGAATAAGAATTAGAATTCGATCCGGAACTATAGCTTGATCCAGATCCTGAACCTGAATTTGAACTTGATTTAGAATAATGCTGATTTGTTTTATCATCCGTAAACGGATTAAAAGTG
This genomic window from Flavobacterium sp. 9 contains:
- a CDS encoding endonuclease/exonuclease/phosphatase family protein, yielding MFFLNIVLTVLTFSIYILPFLAPKSFPLLSVLTLFMPAFFVLNGFFFVYWAIQFKKRLILSGLVLLTGITFISKFYKFSTKEYVPDERDFSVMSYNVRLFNVFKWLDRDDIPSNIKAFIDEKDPDILCIQEYSNSAHIDLKVYPHRYIFIEGNKIKTGQAIFSKFPILYEGNIIFPNSDNNVIYADIKRGKDIIRVYNMHLQSIKISPDVSDISNNIDNVNQEKSQLIYTRISKGFRQQQEQAQIFKENIKQCKTPIIICGDMNNSPFSYVYRSIKGKLKDAFEEAGEGFGATYKFRYYPARIDYIFTDSKMKVKQFESFPDFENSDHYPIMTRLSIE
- a CDS encoding rhomboid family intramembrane serine protease, yielding MNILDDLKLQYKLGGIAMRVIYWNIACFLVSLVFFYQYSIGQFAFPSWLALSSDPQSFLFRPWTFLTYAFFHDGFFHLLFNMLVLNFASNLFMTFFTQKQYLGLYILGAIFSGVAFALSFYFLNIAGSIVGASAAIMAILVATTTYQPLMNVRLMFFGNVKLWHITAVILVLDLMQFRLDNTGGHISHLAGAIFGFIYIKLLQNGTDLSIIISKTLDFFTNLFRKSPSTPFTKVHKNYKKPTEKVTSRIVTKDKTQQQIDEILDKISQSGYDCLTKEEKEFLFKAGK
- a CDS encoding rhomboid family intramembrane serine protease — encoded protein: MMNMTPVVKQLLIINIIFFIGSQLVPVSEQFFALFFPESDFFRLWQPLTHMFMHGGIMHIAFNMIAMVSFGSALEHFWGGKKFIFFYISCGLGAALLQIGVNYLQFQSALEPVRGLGLSDATLHQILNVNFSDGSSFRSDLFLEQIKPILEKAGKTNLDDAGFKGLFNASVITQVPMVGASGAIYGLLVAFAFMFPNAELALMFIPVPIKAKYFVPGIIAVDLFLGLKGDSIFGGGGTGIAHFAHIGGAIVGYFMMWYWKKNQFNQNRWN